The Ralstonia pseudosolanacearum genome includes the window CTGGCTGGCCGGGCTCGCGGGCGTGGCCGTGCTGGCGGCCGGCTGGCCGCTGCACACCATCGCGTGGACCCAGCCGGTGGGCAAGCCGATCACCGTGCGGCTGCTGCAGGGCAACGTGCCGCAAGACGTGAAATTCCAGCAGACCGGCATCGACCACTCGCTGGCGCTGTACACCAAGATGGTGACCGAGCAGCCCGCCCAACTGGTGGTGACGCCCGAGACGGCCTTCCCGATCCTGCTCCAGGACATGCCGCAGGAGATCGCGCTGGCCATCCGCACCTATGTGGACACGACCGGCTCCAGCGTGCTGTTCGGCGCGGCCAACGCGGATTCGGCGACGGACTACACCAACAGCGCGTTCGGCATCGGCCCGTCGTTCAAGGGGGTGTATCGCTACGACAAGCACCACCTCGTGCCCTTCGGCGAATTCATCCCGTTCGGCTTCCACTGGTTCGTCCACATGATGAACATGCCGCTCGGCGACTTCCGCCGCGGCCTGCCGGTGCAGCCGCCCATGCCGGTGGCCGGCCAGCGCGTCGCGCCCAACATCTGCTACGAAGATTTGTTCGGCGAGGAGATCGCCGCCTCGCTGCGCCAGGCCGAACAGCCGGCCACGATGCTCGCCAACGTGACCAACCTGGCCTGGTTCGGCGACACCATCGCGCTGGACCAGCACCTGCAGATCTCGCGCATGCGGGCCCTGGAGAGCGGCCGGCCGATGCTGCGCGCGACCAACACCGGCGCCACCGCCGTGGTGCGTCCGGACGGCAGCGTGCAGGCGCGGCTGCCCGTGTTCACGCTCGGCACTCTGCAGGCCGACGTGCAGGGCATGCAGGGCCTGACGCCGTTCGTGCGGACCGGCAACGCGCCCGCGCTGGGCGCCGGCGTGCTGGTGCTGCTGGCCGCGCTGGCGCGCCGCCGTCGCACCGGAGCGGCATGATCCGGCTCCGTTCGGCGGCTTTTCGCGCACTTTGCG containing:
- the lnt gene encoding apolipoprotein N-acyltransferase: MPLARLRFAAPLAALLGVMHTLAFAPNRWWWLQILSLAGLAALVRQAPRLRDAAWVGYAFGLGWFLSGIWWLYISMHVYGDMPAWMAAAAVLLFSAYLALHPALAAWLWQRLARGRQLSGAASALVFGAAWLVSEWLRGTEWTGFPWLNGGYAHTDGPLAGYAPLVGLYGIVAIAATLAGLLCAAAERRLHWLAGLAGVAVLAAGWPLHTIAWTQPVGKPITVRLLQGNVPQDVKFQQTGIDHSLALYTKMVTEQPAQLVVTPETAFPILLQDMPQEIALAIRTYVDTTGSSVLFGAANADSATDYTNSAFGIGPSFKGVYRYDKHHLVPFGEFIPFGFHWFVHMMNMPLGDFRRGLPVQPPMPVAGQRVAPNICYEDLFGEEIAASLRQAEQPATMLANVTNLAWFGDTIALDQHLQISRMRALESGRPMLRATNTGATAVVRPDGSVQARLPVFTLGTLQADVQGMQGLTPFVRTGNAPALGAGVLVLLAALARRRRTGAA